In the Nitrospiria bacterium genome, GGATCGTCTTCGTGCTGTAGGTGCGCCAGCTCGCCGATTTAATCGGGAGGGTCACCTCCATCACCATCCGATCTCCCTGGAACCAGAGATGCTTGATGAGGGTCGGGGGCCGATCGCTTTTGATTCGGGTAAAGCAGTAGAGTTTTCCCACGCTCGCATCGAACGCGACGTCGGGGCTAACCGGGGTCAGATTCTCGACGCGGGATGCGATCATTGCTTCCTCAACGGTGATAGGCGGTGCGGTTTTCTCCTGGGCATAGGCGAGGCGGTTTCCCAACGTCATCGTCAGGATCCCCAGCGCCAGTAAACCGTGGACAATAGCTTTTTCTTTTCCGAAGTGTCTGCGAACCATCACAGCCCCCTTTCCCGTCCGTTAGGGAGATTGCAAAGGATGCTCATTCTTTTTTAAGTTCTCCAATCCCGCCAAGATCCGGTGCTCCAATTCGGTCCCCAGTTCCGGAAGCGTTCGAAGCAGACGGGATCGGGCGAGTTGTTCAAGATCCTGGAGGTTTTCGATCTGAAATCGTTTGTAGAGCAGCAGGGCCAGTTTTGGATCGAGGCCGGGACATTCGAACGGAATCGTTTCGGACGCCGGAACGTTGCCCTCGGGTTCACGGATGGCGCCCGTTTTAAGCCCTTCAAGAATTTTTCGTTCCAGCTCCCGGCCGATCCCGTGGATCTTTTTTAACTGTCCGCGACCGGCGAGGTCGGCCGCCGAATCCCTCGAGCGTTCGAGATTCGTCGCGGCGATCCGGTAGGCCCGGACCCGGTAGGGATTGGCCCCCCCCAGCTGCAATCGATCCGCGATGGCCCGGAACGCGTCCGCGATTTGTTGATTCGTCATGGAACTATTATACCATATTCGTAAGCCAAGCCAAGGGGTAGGGAGGTCGAAATGGCGGCGTTTTTATGGGTGGAAGGGGCGTGAAGAGGTCGGCAAATCCTGCGGCTACGTCCCCATCTCCCAGGAGGCGAGATATTTCTCCTGTTCTTTGGTGAGCCGATCAATTTGGATTCCCATGCCTTTGAGTTTCAACCGGGCGATTTCCTGGTCGATGGCCGCCGGAACGGGATACACCTTTCGTTCCAGTTTTTTGGATTGCTTCACCATGTATTCGGCCGAGAGGGCTTGATTGGCGAAGCTCATGTCCATGACGCTGGCCGGGTGACCCT is a window encoding:
- a CDS encoding DUF2914 domain-containing protein codes for the protein MVRRHFGKEKAIVHGLLALGILTMTLGNRLAYAQEKTAPPITVEEAMIASRVENLTPVSPDVAFDASVGKLYCFTRIKSDRPPTLIKHLWFQGDRMVMEVTLPIKSASWRTYSTKTILPSATGPWKVDVTSEDGTVLKTLTFTIR
- a CDS encoding helix-hairpin-helix domain-containing protein: MTNQQIADAFRAIADRLQLGGANPYRVRAYRIAATNLERSRDSAADLAGRGQLKKIHGIGRELERKILEGLKTGAIREPEGNVPASETIPFECPGLDPKLALLLYKRFQIENLQDLEQLARSRLLRTLPELGTELEHRILAGLENLKKNEHPLQSP